The following coding sequences lie in one Mucilaginibacter sp. KACC 22773 genomic window:
- a CDS encoding glycoside hydrolase family 76 protein — protein sequence MKKDHLNNRNVMRSLIPLTAGVMLMFPACKKTEAPQAKQATADSKHEVHFSSANSGNADAAFNAFNSAFLVNSGGQTYYKKSINDGAADGTWVASLDILVAEDAYERTGSTAHKTLVNNLCSTWLQNTPPPWTWDGWNDDIGWFSLALIRGYQITGTANFLTQAKYGFNMAYNRGWDTQYNGGGIWEQQPDMTPAGESISKEALSNNSLGKVACYIYQSTHEQAYLDKAIQIYDWVWHHIYNSATGQVYTGIDRDNVVNQGLAVYNQGTFVDYANLLYQITGNINYYNDAKRTIDYVKNNMTTNGIITNSASYLNTWGDEFARGWGTL from the coding sequence ATGAAGAAAGATCATTTAAACAACCGCAATGTCATGCGGAGCCTAATCCCGCTTACTGCGGGCGTAATGCTCATGTTCCCGGCCTGTAAAAAAACAGAAGCCCCGCAGGCAAAACAAGCAACAGCAGATTCAAAGCATGAGGTTCATTTTAGTTCGGCTAACTCAGGCAATGCCGATGCAGCTTTTAATGCGTTTAACAGCGCATTTTTAGTAAACTCAGGTGGACAAACTTATTACAAAAAATCAATTAATGATGGCGCCGCTGATGGCACCTGGGTAGCATCGTTAGATATTTTGGTTGCCGAGGACGCTTATGAACGTACCGGTAGCACCGCACATAAAACATTAGTAAATAACCTGTGTAGCACCTGGCTGCAAAATACACCTCCACCCTGGACCTGGGACGGCTGGAACGATGATATAGGTTGGTTTTCGCTTGCGCTGATACGCGGCTACCAAATTACCGGTACCGCTAATTTTCTTACCCAGGCCAAGTATGGTTTTAATATGGCCTACAACCGTGGCTGGGACACACAATATAACGGAGGCGGCATTTGGGAGCAGCAACCCGATATGACACCTGCCGGCGAGTCGATAAGTAAAGAGGCGCTTTCAAATAACAGTTTGGGGAAAGTAGCTTGTTATATTTATCAGAGTACTCACGAGCAGGCATATCTGGATAAAGCTATACAGATTTATGATTGGGTATGGCACCACATATATAATTCAGCCACAGGCCAGGTATATACAGGTATAGATCGTGATAACGTTGTTAACCAGGGTTTGGCGGTTTATAACCAGGGTACATTTGTTGACTATGCCAATTTACTTTATCAGATTACCGGCAACATAAATTATTACAACGATGCCAAACGCACTATTGATTATGTTAAAAATAACATGACCACCAACGGTATTATTACCAACAGCGCCAGTTACCTCAATACCTGGGGCGACGAATTTGCCCGGGGGTGGGGCACTTTGTGA
- a CDS encoding hybrid sensor histidine kinase/response regulator transcription factor, with amino-acid sequence MNVNNLFWLNKHTCVKALLLIFCYCLLLHRAFGQAYPYKFNYLTVDEGLSHTDANDILQDKRGYIWIATHFGLDRFDGYTVKKFYNVNEPLNNSFKNRIKCLYAEDNGNIWLGTEGGIQCFDPKTEKYLDFSEANKQYIPTFDKMFKPAGNRIYGFMGDRIKLYQIKDNILTEQKLNLPSGVVFSDITCDKNGLFYLTSNKGLWTLDKNNHFKNLPITALPDQQLHCIYFDNRNHILLGSGNKLFLIGIDAKNSAQVKSLTFVKQYTTVNKDQIWNIAEAGTSDYWLNTGADLIRLDVNLNLLQVVNNKGPQRGLNSNSLNKIFIDRSECLWICTFGGGLNYCDLHEKLFYTLQHNAEAKNSLADNHIRSVLADGDRLWIGTTSHGLNLYNLKTQTFTYYNTHNSPVKLKNDAITALTLDNDHNLWIGSARGIQVLKHNGTTLWQPRSSDKFPDYVIDTFTKDYYGNIWFGNHRDRCGVVWKDEKNYYHVKYYGVGFFIFADTNKPQLLISSTQGLKRLLVDKQGNITQSFGYRASAKPNSLSSDYTYPIVKQDDSNYWIGTIGGGLDKLTINTGTNTFSIKTYAGDYGIFNDVESMEIDNAGNLWMGGNGLECFNPTTGKLIRYDKNDGLQGNSFKVGSSYKGTDGRLYFGGINGLNYFYPDQIKPNSIAAKPVLTDILINNKKPDFGKPGISQDFIPQAIGYCDKLTLNYLQNNFQIFFSSMHFANPLKCRYRYKLIGYDKDWKYTDGKTPSAAYSNLDYSSYRLIVEATNNDGIWSKNRVETDIAITPPWWKSGFANVIYILLILSALAGIYIYQARWYRLKREIEINAINEKKREEMHKQREELYQQQLMFFTNVSHEFRTPLTLILGPLESLMGQNKNPALDYSYQLMFRNAKRLINLISELMNFKKVSDSVIKLQVQPLIVNQFCKDMAWEFQNLSVSKSIRFEMTDHTENQVLPVTGYFDVQILEKILFNLLNNSFKYTNSGGKVSFDIFFDMDKFKPAFNTGFELLNKDHRAKKYIYFRVADTGIGISGESITRIFDRYYRISKSHLGSGVGLAMVKSLTQLHKGDIYVYSERYRGTEIIIGIPWGGENYNEAEKSVSSTEVETRLEAIDNAMALPLPEQENNDERSVSKMRKRILLVEDNQELRTFLKMAFENYYEVYEAGDGNSAVEIATEKVPDMIISDVMMPGMNGIELCKLVKEKFETSHIPFIILSAKDALDAKIEGMESGADFYFAKPLSVDLLLLTVNNIFDQSEKLKQRYVKDYLSEATELVHLEKDKEFFQKLIALIENNIQDPNLDVDFLCKHLYLSRTKLYQKIKSISDQSVGDFIRTIRLKKAVQIMTHEDITMNEVADRIGLQSNSNFSRAFKKEYGKSPMQFMQSLKKS; translated from the coding sequence ATGAATGTAAACAACCTGTTTTGGTTAAATAAGCATACGTGTGTAAAGGCCCTGTTACTTATTTTTTGCTATTGCCTGTTACTGCATAGGGCCTTTGGCCAGGCATACCCTTATAAATTCAATTATCTTACTGTTGATGAAGGCTTGTCACATACCGACGCCAACGATATTTTGCAGGATAAGCGGGGCTATATTTGGATTGCCACTCATTTCGGGCTCGACAGGTTTGACGGCTACACGGTTAAAAAGTTTTACAATGTCAACGAGCCCCTTAATAACTCCTTCAAAAACCGCATCAAGTGCCTATATGCCGAAGACAATGGCAATATATGGCTCGGCACCGAAGGGGGTATACAATGCTTTGACCCCAAAACAGAAAAGTACCTTGATTTCAGCGAGGCAAACAAGCAATACATCCCCACTTTTGATAAGATGTTTAAACCGGCCGGCAACCGGATATACGGCTTTATGGGCGATCGGATAAAACTGTATCAGATCAAAGACAATATTCTTACGGAGCAAAAGCTGAATTTGCCATCTGGGGTAGTATTTTCAGATATAACATGTGATAAAAACGGCCTTTTTTACCTAACCAGTAATAAAGGCCTTTGGACACTTGATAAAAACAATCATTTTAAAAATCTGCCAATAACAGCCCTGCCAGATCAGCAACTCCATTGTATTTATTTTGATAACCGGAACCATATTTTGTTAGGATCGGGCAATAAACTATTCCTGATAGGTATCGATGCAAAAAATTCCGCGCAGGTTAAAAGTTTAACTTTTGTTAAACAATACACTACGGTAAACAAAGACCAGATTTGGAATATTGCAGAAGCAGGCACTTCTGATTACTGGCTGAATACCGGCGCTGACCTGATCAGACTTGATGTTAACCTAAACCTGTTACAGGTAGTGAATAATAAAGGCCCGCAGCGAGGCTTAAACTCCAACTCGCTTAACAAAATATTTATCGACCGGAGCGAATGTTTGTGGATCTGTACTTTCGGCGGCGGCTTAAACTACTGCGATCTTCACGAAAAACTATTCTATACACTGCAACATAACGCCGAGGCTAAAAATTCACTGGCGGACAATCATATCCGGTCTGTACTGGCCGACGGCGACAGGCTGTGGATAGGCACTACATCCCACGGCCTCAACCTTTATAATTTAAAAACGCAAACATTTACTTATTACAATACTCACAACTCGCCCGTAAAATTAAAGAACGATGCGATAACAGCGCTGACGCTTGATAACGATCATAATTTATGGATAGGCAGCGCACGTGGCATCCAGGTTTTAAAGCACAATGGCACAACGCTTTGGCAACCCCGCTCCTCTGATAAATTCCCGGATTATGTGATAGATACCTTTACCAAAGATTATTATGGAAACATTTGGTTTGGTAACCACCGGGATAGGTGTGGGGTGGTGTGGAAAGATGAAAAAAACTATTACCATGTAAAATACTATGGTGTTGGCTTTTTTATTTTTGCTGATACCAATAAACCTCAATTACTTATATCCAGCACACAGGGCTTAAAACGCCTGCTGGTTGATAAACAAGGAAATATAACCCAAAGCTTTGGGTACAGGGCATCAGCAAAACCAAACTCATTAAGCTCAGATTATACTTACCCCATAGTTAAACAAGACGACAGCAACTATTGGATAGGCACCATCGGCGGTGGGCTCGATAAACTCACTATAAATACAGGCACCAACACATTTTCCATTAAAACCTATGCCGGTGACTATGGTATTTTTAATGATGTAGAAAGCATGGAAATTGACAATGCCGGAAACTTATGGATGGGCGGCAACGGGCTTGAGTGCTTTAACCCTACAACCGGCAAACTGATTAGGTATGATAAAAATGACGGATTGCAGGGCAACAGCTTTAAGGTAGGATCATCATATAAAGGTACCGACGGCAGGTTGTATTTCGGGGGTATAAACGGCCTCAATTATTTCTATCCAGACCAAATTAAACCTAACAGCATTGCCGCAAAACCTGTATTAACCGACATTTTAATTAATAATAAGAAACCAGACTTTGGAAAACCCGGTATATCACAGGATTTCATTCCCCAGGCTATCGGTTATTGCGATAAACTAACACTTAATTACCTGCAAAATAATTTCCAGATCTTTTTTTCGTCCATGCATTTTGCCAATCCTTTAAAATGCAGATATCGCTATAAATTAATCGGTTATGATAAAGACTGGAAATACACTGATGGAAAAACGCCCTCAGCCGCCTACAGCAACCTTGATTATAGCAGTTATCGCCTTATAGTTGAGGCCACCAATAATGACGGCATATGGAGCAAAAACCGGGTTGAAACAGATATCGCCATAACCCCACCCTGGTGGAAATCGGGCTTTGCAAATGTGATTTATATTTTGTTGATACTATCAGCCCTTGCCGGTATTTACATATACCAGGCCCGCTGGTACCGCCTTAAAAGGGAAATTGAAATTAACGCCATAAATGAAAAAAAACGGGAAGAAATGCACAAACAACGCGAAGAACTTTACCAGCAGCAACTAATGTTCTTCACCAATGTATCGCATGAGTTTCGTACGCCTTTAACCCTGATACTTGGGCCGCTTGAAAGTTTGATGGGCCAGAACAAAAACCCGGCATTGGATTATTCATATCAACTCATGTTCAGGAATGCTAAACGGCTTATCAACCTCATTAGCGAGCTCATGAACTTTAAGAAAGTGTCTGACAGCGTTATAAAGCTACAGGTGCAGCCGCTGATTGTGAACCAGTTTTGTAAGGATATGGCCTGGGAATTTCAGAATTTGTCGGTTAGCAAAAGCATCCGCTTTGAAATGACCGATCATACCGAAAACCAGGTATTACCCGTAACAGGCTATTTTGACGTACAGATATTAGAAAAAATCCTCTTCAACCTTTTAAATAACTCGTTTAAGTATACGAATAGCGGCGGCAAGGTATCGTTCGATATTTTTTTTGATATGGATAAATTCAAACCGGCTTTTAATACCGGCTTTGAGCTGTTGAATAAAGATCACCGGGCAAAAAAATACATCTATTTTCGTGTAGCCGATACCGGAATAGGTATCTCCGGTGAATCTATCACCCGCATTTTTGATCGTTATTACCGTATAAGCAAAAGTCATTTGGGCTCGGGCGTGGGTTTAGCGATGGTTAAAAGCCTTACTCAATTACATAAGGGAGATATTTACGTTTATAGCGAACGTTACAGGGGCACCGAAATCATTATTGGCATACCCTGGGGCGGTGAAAACTATAATGAGGCCGAAAAATCAGTTTCCAGCACCGAGGTGGAAACCCGACTTGAAGCGATAGATAACGCCATGGCGCTACCTTTACCCGAACAGGAAAATAATGATGAACGTTCTGTTTCAAAAATGAGAAAACGCATTTTATTAGTTGAAGATAACCAGGAACTGCGAACCTTTTTAAAAATGGCCTTTGAAAACTACTACGAAGTTTATGAAGCAGGGGATGGTAACTCGGCTGTTGAAATAGCAACCGAAAAGGTGCCGGATATGATCATCAGCGATGTAATGATGCCCGGCATGAATGGCATTGAACTTTGTAAACTTGTGAAAGAGAAGTTTGAAACAAGCCACATTCCTTTTATAATCCTATCGGCTAAGGATGCTTTAGATGCTAAAATTGAAGGCATGGAATCGGGTGCCGATTTTTATTTTGCCAAACCACTCAGTGTTGATCTTTTGTTGCTAACCGTTAATAATATTTTTGATCAAAGTGAAAAACTGAAACAACGTTACGTCAAGGACTATCTTTCGGAAGCAACAGAGCTTGTACATTTGGAAAAAGACAAGGAATTTTTTCAGAAGCTTATCGCATTGATAGAAAATAACATACAGGACCCCAACCTTGACGTCGACTTTTTATGCAAGCATTTATATTTAAGCCGAACCAAACTATATCAAAAAATCAAAAGCATTTCCGATCAATCAGTAGGTGATTTTATTCGCACTATACGGTTAAAGAAAGCCGTGCAGATTATGACACACGAAGATATTACCATGAACGAGGTAGCCGATAGGATAGGCTTGCAAAGTAATTCGAATTTTTCGAGGGCATTTAAAAAAGAATACGGTAAATCGCCAATGCAATTTATGCAATCATTAAAAAAAAGCTAA
- a CDS encoding RICIN domain-containing protein: protein MWSTYHAWMLQNATSIWSHRRTDYNITWNGWDQQTPVDNSLATSKFASAVAWLQYTPATIPDDIAGTHFIVSNQNGIAVDNASQSGSGTGIVLWGLNNGLSQKWNFTQNEDSSWNIISQYSWMALDVPGGATTNGLQLIQYPSSRNTNQRWWVDKQSDGSYKIWNQASSGVLDNSSSSVNGYKLVQWGWNGGAAQRWKLQ, encoded by the coding sequence ATGTGGAGCACTTACCATGCCTGGATGCTACAAAATGCCACCTCCATCTGGAGCCACCGCCGTACCGATTATAATATCACCTGGAACGGTTGGGATCAGCAAACGCCGGTTGATAATAGTTTGGCAACAAGCAAGTTTGCCAGTGCAGTAGCATGGCTACAATATACGCCGGCCACAATACCCGACGATATTGCCGGTACACATTTTATTGTAAGTAATCAAAATGGCATAGCTGTTGATAACGCCAGCCAGAGTGGCAGCGGAACGGGTATTGTGCTGTGGGGCTTAAATAACGGGCTTAGCCAAAAATGGAATTTTACCCAAAACGAAGATAGTTCATGGAATATCATCAGCCAATACAGCTGGATGGCCCTGGATGTACCGGGAGGAGCTACTACCAACGGCTTGCAGCTTATTCAATATCCATCAAGCCGAAATACCAATCAGCGTTGGTGGGTTGATAAGCAATCTGACGGCTCTTACAAAATATGGAACCAGGCAAGCAGTGGTGTGCTTGATAATTCAAGTTCATCGGTAAACGGCTACAAACTGGTACAGTGGGGCTGGAATGGTGGGGCTGCCCAGCGCTGGAAGCTGCAATAG
- a CDS encoding RagB/SusD family nutrient uptake outer membrane protein, with product MKNTIIKYSAVMLTVVLLFSSGCKKYLDQVPNDRVTIEQVFQKKGPSEQYLANIYSYVDDQSEQWTQNPWMGNADEIDVTWSKYIIYDLNIGNIGASNAIFDRWGYYYSGIRAATYFLNHIDGNAEILALNGQQLIDQYKAEARFLRAYYYFLLMRQYGPVVLVGEKEIPADASAADMQLPRSTYDDCVNYVSSELDKAASVLPLVPSNNGQASDVQYGRATVGMALAVKARLLLYAASPLYNGNTDYASFKTADGKPFINQSYDVQKWKKAADAAKAVIDLGLYQLYKDPSGNPVKSYQGVFLQQWNSEQIFNRKANSLPNWDTHCMPRQAGGWDGIGVTQEQVDAYFMSDGKTIQESSLYSETGYTTVNGVQIYNMYVNREPRFYASVTYNNSVFQGGNMQSASPISFFVSGPNSKNGHPTDFTKTGYLVRKNVGTQTNSGSGGNGAQQARPLALFRLGEVYLNYAEALNEVSPGSPDIVKYLNLIRERAGVPQYGTASLPLPPSQADMRARIWQERRVELAFEALRWFDIRRWKIASQVMGDMHGMNMNKDGDDFYKRTVVSKHLFRAPASYWFPISQYDMDRSKLIVQNPGW from the coding sequence ATGAAAAATACTATCATAAAATACAGTGCTGTAATGTTAACGGTTGTATTGCTTTTTAGCAGTGGCTGTAAAAAATATCTTGATCAGGTGCCCAATGATCGTGTTACCATCGAGCAAGTGTTTCAAAAAAAGGGACCATCAGAGCAGTACCTGGCTAATATATACAGCTATGTAGACGATCAATCAGAACAGTGGACACAAAACCCCTGGATGGGCAATGCCGATGAAATTGACGTAACATGGTCAAAATATATTATTTACGATCTTAATATTGGTAACATTGGCGCCAGTAACGCCATATTTGACAGGTGGGGTTATTATTACAGCGGTATTAGGGCGGCTACATATTTCCTTAACCATATTGATGGTAATGCCGAGATCCTGGCCCTGAACGGACAGCAACTGATTGATCAGTATAAAGCCGAAGCGAGATTTTTACGTGCCTATTACTACTTTCTGTTGATGCGCCAGTATGGCCCGGTAGTATTGGTGGGCGAAAAGGAAATCCCTGCCGATGCCAGCGCCGCAGATATGCAGCTACCCCGTAGTACATATGATGATTGTGTAAATTATGTAAGCAGCGAATTGGATAAAGCGGCTTCGGTGCTGCCACTTGTACCTTCAAATAACGGGCAGGCAAGCGATGTTCAATATGGGCGTGCTACGGTTGGTATGGCATTGGCCGTAAAAGCAAGGCTGTTATTATACGCTGCCAGCCCCTTATACAACGGCAATACAGATTATGCCTCATTTAAAACTGCGGATGGCAAGCCATTTATTAACCAAAGCTATGATGTGCAAAAATGGAAAAAGGCGGCTGATGCCGCTAAAGCGGTAATTGATCTGGGATTATATCAGTTATATAAAGATCCTAGCGGTAACCCTGTAAAATCATACCAGGGTGTGTTTTTACAACAGTGGAACTCGGAGCAAATATTTAACCGGAAAGCCAATAGCCTGCCCAATTGGGATACGCATTGCATGCCAAGGCAAGCCGGAGGCTGGGATGGTATAGGTGTAACGCAGGAGCAGGTAGATGCCTATTTTATGAGCGATGGCAAAACTATCCAGGAATCGTCGTTGTATTCAGAAACAGGCTATACTACGGTTAACGGCGTACAAATTTATAATATGTATGTAAACCGCGAACCCCGTTTTTATGCTTCGGTAACCTATAATAACAGCGTTTTTCAAGGTGGTAATATGCAATCGGCCTCGCCAATCAGCTTTTTTGTGAGCGGGCCAAATAGCAAAAACGGTCACCCAACTGATTTTACAAAAACGGGGTACCTGGTACGCAAAAATGTAGGCACCCAAACCAATTCGGGTTCTGGTGGTAACGGCGCCCAACAGGCGCGTCCGCTGGCGCTCTTTAGGCTTGGCGAGGTTTACCTTAACTATGCCGAGGCATTAAATGAAGTTAGCCCCGGCAGCCCTGATATTGTTAAATACCTAAACCTGATTAGGGAAAGAGCAGGGGTGCCGCAATATGGCACAGCATCCTTGCCTTTGCCTCCAAGCCAGGCAGATATGCGCGCCCGCATCTGGCAGGAGCGCCGTGTTGAACTGGCCTTTGAAGCATTGCGCTGGTTTGATATCCGCCGTTGGAAAATAGCATCGCAGGTTATGGGCGATATGCATGGTATGAACATGAACAAAGATGGCGACGACTTTTATAAACGTACAGTTGTCAGCAAGCATCTTTTCAGGGCACCGGCTTCGTATTGGTTCCCGATAAGCCAATATGATATGGACCGATCAAAGCTTATTGTTCAAAACCCCGGATGGTAA
- a CDS encoding discoidin domain-containing protein, translating to MTTKKILKFIGLACIVQCMFLMSCKDNVVLPSQPVASYSRVYMPEAVNGPVVKIFKITDTAQALIYGAGFGGQDFPGSDIPVGFAVIQTKADTFNMVNNTHYPLLPADSYTLSATSAIIPKGMVTTTPLTISVKTSGAGAMDALKTYILPVSITNTTVKVNEALRTTYYILKAQPDFNDYPNYDRANWAIIGFSSQEANGEGPNNGRAIFALDGNTGTFWHTQWSGGSPGPPHFLVIDMKEVKTLHGLSFVGRQGDGGGKPNEVNIQVSLDNVAWVDAGTFNLLNNKDLQKQFLPNGFKNARYFKVSVNSSYNASYTQIAELNAF from the coding sequence ATGACAACTAAAAAAATATTAAAATTCATTGGCCTGGCATGTATTGTACAATGCATGTTTTTAATGAGCTGTAAGGATAATGTAGTATTGCCAAGTCAGCCGGTAGCAAGCTATAGCCGTGTATATATGCCCGAAGCGGTAAATGGCCCGGTAGTTAAAATCTTTAAAATAACAGATACGGCCCAGGCGCTTATTTATGGCGCCGGTTTTGGAGGGCAGGATTTCCCGGGCAGCGATATCCCCGTTGGTTTTGCGGTAATACAAACCAAAGCAGATACTTTTAACATGGTTAATAATACACACTACCCGCTGTTACCCGCCGATAGCTACACCCTATCTGCAACATCTGCCATTATCCCTAAAGGTATGGTTACAACTACTCCTCTAACTATCAGCGTAAAAACCAGTGGGGCGGGAGCAATGGATGCGTTAAAAACTTATATTTTACCTGTAAGTATTACCAATACCACTGTAAAAGTAAATGAGGCCCTGCGTACTACCTATTACATCCTGAAAGCCCAGCCCGATTTTAACGATTACCCCAATTATGACCGCGCCAACTGGGCCATCATTGGCTTTTCTTCGCAGGAGGCTAATGGCGAAGGACCTAATAATGGCCGGGCAATTTTTGCGCTCGATGGCAATACAGGCACTTTTTGGCACACGCAGTGGTCGGGAGGATCGCCCGGGCCGCCCCATTTTTTAGTTATTGATATGAAGGAGGTTAAAACGCTGCACGGCCTGTCATTTGTAGGCAGGCAGGGCGATGGCGGCGGTAAGCCCAACGAGGTTAATATACAGGTAAGCCTGGATAATGTTGCCTGGGTTGACGCAGGTACATTTAATCTGTTGAATAATAAGGACCTGCAAAAGCAATTTTTGCCTAACGGATTCAAAAACGCCCGTTACTTTAAAGTGTCGGTTAATTCTTCCTATAATGCATCTTACACCCAGATAGCGGAGTTAAATGCCTTTTAA